From a region of the Besnoitia besnoiti strain Bb-Ger1 chromosome I, whole genome shotgun sequence genome:
- a CDS encoding endonuclease/exonuclease/phosphatase family protein (encoded by transcript BESB_009210), translated as MADARREADGARTASAAHRSQPASSLHGVGGAPRRDAHDTRSFADDLAEIRRMRALQYREHKEQSQATSARSSPPARPPTAAGAEGPGGGTRSEAAAAEALWRPFARDRKLEEAVLLQGAAGETRGDGGVSSDERLRFSLLAASLARAARESGLSGRSESWPTSWQPFTGDGRRLSEERERKTRRDEATGLSSAERGDKRAKAAERREKEELRRPPVQRPAAARESSDLSRENRTRGDAAPATNKERPETRAAAPLGEADDVLVLGEGHAMQASPSPTEERGDHPLIWSSQFDVLTWNLDGLDEVALRPRTAAVAATVKALRPAVVMLQEVIGDSLALLTRHLSPLYHLYTPASPLRAAASAPAACAAPEGCPYFCVLMLCREQMLPLADCDGARTEWFPQSQMGRHMLGVVAAPMSWPDDRLLFLTSHLESMKEFREERLRQFTRCMQVITRSFAGVADAGDAPEAPKPAEAGRRPAPAQAGDERGACGGEESREGEKERKEEKAGDEAAALGPAYAAVFGGDTNLRDSELVEGAGDSQEGGCRKGRVQGEQTSGGRRKTEPAASSRVPASVRDVWEVLGRPKECRYTWDMFRNDNKQMKWKTRLRFDRLYWWSPRAPASEALVSSSSCAPAAGDREDGRAASAEKDATTRNCATWAPVSLHLVGVNRLPTCGRFPSDHFGLLARFKREAPASQK; from the exons ATGGCGGatgctcgccgcgaggccgacggcgcgcgcacggcttctgcggcgcaTCGCAGCCAGCCAGCCTCGAGTCTGCACGGGGTGGgtggagcgccgcgtcgagaCGCGCATGACACTCGGAGCTTCGCAGACGATCTCGCGGAGATCCGGCGCATGCGGGCGCTGCAATACAGGGAGCACAAAGAGCAGAGTCAGGCAACGTCGGCGCGGAGTTCTCCCCCTGCCAGGCCCCCGACGGCCGCGGGTGCGGAAGGCCCTGGCGGAGGGACGCGGTctgaggctgccgcggcggaggcgctgtgGCGACCATTCGCGCGAGACCGGAAGCTTGAGGAGGCTGTGCTGCTTCagggcgcagcaggcgagacgcggggGGACGGCGGAGTGAGCTCAGACGAGCGCCTGCGGTTCTCCCTCCTggccgcgagcctcgcacgggcggcgcgcgaaagTGGACTCAGCGGACGCAGCGAGAGCTGGCCCACCAGCTGGCAGCCATTCAcgggcgacggcaggcgactcagcgaggagagagagcggaagacgcggcgcgacgaagcGACTGGCCTATCGTCGGCGGAGAGGGGAGACaagcgcgcgaaggctgctgagaggagagagaaggaggagctgAGGCGTCCTCCCGTGCAGAGacctgccgcggcgagggagagcagCGATTTGAGTCGAGAGAATCGCACGCGGGGagacgctgcgcccgcgacaAACAAGGAAAGGCctgagacgcgcgcagcagcgcccctGGGTGAAGCAGACGACGTGCTCGTTCTCGGCGAAGGACATGCAATGCAGGCGTCCCCCAGCCCGACAGAAGAACGCGGAGACCATCCCCTTATTTGGAGCAGCCAGTTCGATGTCTTGACGTG GAACCTCGATGGCCTAGATGAAGTCGCGCTGCGGCCACGGACGgccgcggtggcggcgacggTGAAGGCGCTTCGCCCCGCCGTCGTTATGCTGCAAGAAGTCATTGGAgactcgctcgcgctgctgacgCGTCACCTGTCGCCGCTTTACCACCTTTACACGCCCGCGTCTCCACTTcgggccgccgcgtctgcgcctgcggcgtgcgcggcgccggagggctGTCCCTACTTTTGCGTGTTGATGCTGTGTCGGGAGCAGATGCTACCGCTTGCAGactgcgacggcgcgcggacggAGTGGTTTCCGCAGAGCCAGATGGGGCGTCACATGctgggcgtcgtcgcggctccGATGAGCTGGCCAGACGACAGACTCCTTTTTCTTACCTCGCACCTCGAGTCGATGAAGGAATTCCGCGaagagcgcctgcggcagttTACCCGCTGCATGCAGGTCATCacgcgcagcttcgccggCGTAGCGgacgctggcgacgcgccggaggcgccgaaACCCGCCGAGGCGGGCCGCCGGCCTGCCCCTGCACAGGCGGGGGACGAGCGAGgggcgtgcggcggagaagagagccgagaaggagagaaagaaaggaaggaggaaaaagcaggcgacgaggcggcggcgctggggccTGCGTACGCGGCGGTGTTTGGCGGCGACACGAACCTGAGAGACTCAGAGCTcgtggagggcgcgggcgactcgCAGGAGGGGGGGTGTCGCAAGGGGCGCGTGCAGGGCGAGCAGAcaagcggagggaggcggaagacagaacccgctgcttcctcgcgggtGCCGGCCAGCGTGCGCGACGTCTGGGAAGTTCTGGGGAGACCCAAGGAGTGTAGGTACACCTGGGACATGTTTCGAAACGACAACAAACAGATGAAGTGGAAGACGCGGCTTCGTTTCGACAGGCTCTACTGGTGGAGCCCTCGTGCGCCGGCCTCTGAGGCTTTggtctcgtcgtcgtcctgcgCCCCTGCGGCCGGCGACAGGGAGGACGGAAGAGCCGCAAGCGCCGAAAaggacgcgacgacgcgaaacTGCGCCACTTGGGCACCCGTCTCGCTTCACCTCGTCGGTGTAAATCGCCTGCCGACCTGCGGGCGGTTCCCCAGTGACCActtcggcctcctcgcacgGTTCaagcgcgaagcgccggcgagtCAAAAGTAG